One genomic region from Prionailurus bengalensis isolate Pbe53 chromosome C1, Fcat_Pben_1.1_paternal_pri, whole genome shotgun sequence encodes:
- the AURKAIP1 gene encoding aurora kinase A-interacting protein produces MFLVRLTSQLLRAVPRAGCGRPWPVSGVLGRCACRPCYSTQPTGPSGVAAIPGRGLQLELEEMLVPRKMSVSPLESWLTAHYLLPRLAAGGPATVAPARLYECPPSQVGERAERGDVGAWDAPRMQCKNVLKIRRRKMNHHKYRKLVKRTRFLRRKVREGRLKRKQIKFERDLRRIWLKAGLKEAPAGWQTPKIYLKGK; encoded by the exons ATGTTCCTGGTGCGCCTGACTTCTCAGCTGCTTAGGGCTGTTCCTCGGGCAG GTTGCGGTCGGCCCTGGCCCGTCTCAGGGGTGCTAGGCAGGTGTGCCTGTCGGCCCTGCTACAGCACACAGCCAACAGGCCCAAGCGGAGTTGCCGCCATCCCTGGCAGGGGGCTCCAGCTGGAGCTTGAGGAGATGCTGGTCCCCAGAAAGATGTCCGTCAGTCCCCTGGAGAGCTGGCTGACCGCCCACTACCTCCTACCCAGACTAGCTGCTGGAGGCCCAGCGACCGTGGCTCCAGCCCGACTCTATGAGTGTCCACCTAGCCAAGTGGGGGAACGGGCTGAGCGGGGGGATGTGGGGGCCTGGGACGCACCCCGGATGCAGTGCAAAAATGTACTGAAGATCCGCCGGCGGAAGATGAATCACCACAAGTACCGCAAACTGGTCAAAAGGACCCGGTTCCTGCGGCGGAAGGTCCGGGAAGGGCGCCTGAAACGGAAGCAG ATCAAGTTCGAGAGAGACCTGAGGCGCATCTGGCTGAAGGCAGGCTTGAAGGAAGCCCCTGCAGGCTGGCAGACCCCCAAGATCTACCTGAAGGGCAAATGA
- the CCNL2 gene encoding cyclin-L2 isoform X3, with protein sequence MHPRVFSLSKWTPSRNEKGQTPSASSRKRDTRGRLVSEEPSQAACSAHSFENYMNDSLRTDVFVRFQPESIACACIYLAARTLEIPLPNRPHWFLLFGATEEEIQEICLKILQLYTRKKVDLTHLESEVEKRRHAIEEAKAQAKGLLPAGTQVLDSTSGFSPAPKLAESPKEGKGNKTSPLSVKNAKRKMEGMKKAKADSPVNGLPKGRGSRSRSGSREQSYSRSPSRSASPKRRKSDSGSTSGGSKSQSRSRSRSDSPPRQAHRGAPYKGSKVRSYRKSKDCKYPAQKPHKSRSRSSSRSRSRSRERPDNSGKYKKKSHYYRDQRRERSRSYERTGHRYERDHPGHSRHRR encoded by the exons ATGCACCCAAGGGTGTTTTCCCTTTCCAAGTGGACTCCGTCACGGAACGAGAAGGGCCAGACCCCGAGCGCCTCTTCAAGGAAAAGGGACACGAGAGGACGGCTTGTCTCCGAAGAGCCCTCGCAGGCTGCCTGCTCAGCCCATTCATTTGA GAATTACATGAACGACAGCCTTCGCACAGACGTCTTCGTGAGGTTCCAGCCTGAGAGCATCGCCTGCGCCTGCATTTATCTTGCTGCCCGGACACTGGAG ATCCCTTTGCCCAATCGTCCCcactggtttcttttgtttggagcaaCTGAAGAAGAAATTCAAGAAATCTGCTTAAAAATTCTGCAGCTTTATACCCGGAAAAAG GTTGATCTGACACACCTTGAAAGCGAAGTGGAGAAGAGAAGGCACGCCATCGAAGAGGCCAAGGCACAGGCCAAGGGCTTGCTGCCTGCTGGCACCCAGGTCCTGGACAGCACTTCAGGGTTCTCACCTGCCCCCAAGCTGG CAGAATCCCCCAAAGAAGGTAAAGGAAACAAGACTTCCCCCCTGTCTGTGAAGAACGCCAAGAGGAAGATGGAGGGCATGAAGAAAGCCAAGGCTGACAGCCCGGTGAACGG ctTGCCAAAGGGGCGAGGGAGCCGAAGCCGGAGCGGGAGTCGTGAGCAGAGCTACTCGAGGTCCCCGTCACGATCTGCTTCTCCTAAGAGGAG GAAAAGTGACAGTGGCTCCACGTCTGGCGGGTCCAAGTCGCAGAGCCGCTCACGGAGCAGGAGTGACTCCCCACCGAGACAGGCGCACAGAGGTGCTCCCTACAAAGGCTCCAAGGTAAGGAGCTATCGGAAGTCTAAGGACTGCAAGTACCCCGCCCAGAAGCCACACAAGTCCCGGAGCCGGAGCTCCTCTCGCTCTCGAAGCCGCTCACGGGAGCGGCCAGATAATTCTGggaaatacaagaagaaaagtCATTACTATAGAGATCAGCGAAGGGAGCGTTCTCGGTCTTACGAGCGAACAGGCCATCGCTACGAGCGGGATCACCCTGGGCACAGCAGGCATCGGAGGTGA